CTAAAAAATAGATATGATCATTTACAACCCGAATAGATTCAAACAAGGAGTCCCCGTATCGCAGTCCTCTGTTCTCGTGGTTAAGATAATTACTATCCTTGGCAACCAAAGAACCATTAAAATTTACCATTAAAAAAGCCTTAAATAAATTAAGGCCCAAAGATACTGTAATTGCTATGAAATTATTTTGAACCTAGCACTTGTTTTAGGTCGGAAATCTGATTTCCCCATAACATCTTAGATTCTTCTACCTCGTCCTCTTCGGCGAAGTCCGTTATAAAGAGAGAGACATCCTTAGTTATCTCATCCACTATAATTTTCATTTCAAAATAGGAGTCATCATCATTTTCATCCCAGGAAAAACGAACAAATTCGTCAGTTTTTCTTTTCAGTAATTTCGCTTCCTCTTCTGCACCGTCCCATATAAATATAAACTTCTCTCCTCT
This genomic window from Maribacter sp. MJ134 contains:
- a CDS encoding START-like domain-containing protein yields the protein MNDKIKFEIEYVIQSSPQLLYQYLATPSGLSEWFADNVNSRGEKFIFIWDGAEEEAKLLKRKTDEFVRFSWDENDDDSYFEMKIIVDEITKDVSLFITDFAEEDEVEESKMLWGNQISDLKQVLGSK